Proteins from one Nitrobacteraceae bacterium AZCC 2146 genomic window:
- a CDS encoding hypothetical protein (product_source=Hypo-rule applied; transmembrane_helix_parts=Outside_1_19,TMhelix_20_39,Inside_40_51,TMhelix_52_70,Outside_71_71) yields the protein MMVVLERNIPMNKTLSLSDTIAWPFLLPGTLACNALGLNKRGVDEYSNLVRMLVNSLVWTVLGVIVVAYAS from the coding sequence ATGATGGTGGTGCTTGAGAGGAACATTCCGATGAACAAGACCCTTTCGCTCAGCGACACCATTGCCTGGCCGTTCCTGCTGCCCGGCACGCTGGCCTGCAACGCGCTCGGACTGAACAAGCGCGGCGTCGACGAGTACAGCAACCTGGTCCGCATGCTGGTCAATTCGCTGGTCTGGACCGTGCTCGGCGTGATCGTGGTGGCATACGCATCATGA
- a CDS encoding Rrf2 family nitric oxide-sensitive transcriptional repressor (product_source=KO:K13771; cath_funfam=1.10.10.10; cog=COG1959; ko=KO:K13771; pfam=PF02082; superfamily=46785; tigrfam=TIGR00738) has translation MRLTVYSDYALRMLMYLALKKDGLATIAEIAESYDISANHLMKVAHQLGVGGYVETVRGRGGGLRLAKPVEAIGLAEVVRYTEPDMAIVSCFKPIDAPCAIRPSCVLRRALEKAREAFMAVLEEYTLGDLVQPRTRLAGLLGIPQTAASR, from the coding sequence ATGCGCCTGACCGTTTATTCCGACTATGCGCTGCGCATGCTGATGTATCTTGCGCTGAAGAAGGACGGGCTGGCGACGATCGCGGAGATTGCCGAAAGCTATGACATTTCCGCGAACCATCTGATGAAGGTGGCGCACCAGCTCGGCGTCGGCGGCTATGTGGAAACCGTGCGCGGCAGGGGCGGCGGGTTGCGTCTGGCGAAGCCGGTCGAAGCGATCGGGCTGGCCGAGGTGGTGCGCTACACCGAGCCGGACATGGCGATCGTGTCGTGTTTCAAGCCGATTGATGCGCCGTGCGCGATCCGGCCGAGCTGTGTGCTGCGGCGTGCGCTGGAGAAGGCCCGCGAGGCCTTCATGGCCGTGCTGGAAGAATACACACTGGGTGATCTGGTGCAGCCGCGGACGCGGCTCGCCGGTCTGCTCGGCATTCCGCAGACGGCCGCGTCGCGCTAG
- a CDS encoding putative membrane protein YfcA (product_source=COG0730; cog=COG0730; ko=KO:K07090; pfam=PF01925; transmembrane_helix_parts=Inside_1_12,TMhelix_13_35,Outside_36_44,TMhelix_45_67,Inside_68_73,TMhelix_74_96,Outside_97_100,TMhelix_101_120,Inside_121_140,TMhelix_141_163,Outside_164_166,TMhelix_167_189,Inside_190_201,TMhelix_202_224,Outside_225_233,TMhelix_234_253,Inside_254_259), producing the protein MITVMQGALGLASGVLVGFSLGLVGGGGSILAVPLMVYLVGVPDAHVAIGTSAIAVAANAAVNLGNHARGGHVHWSCALVFAAAGIAGALGGSILGKMMDGQNLLALFALLMLMIALLMLKTRSRDGLPKVEISWSNTPALLALGLVTGTLSGFFGIGGGFLIVPALMLATGMSIISAISSSLVAVTAFGLTTATSYAWSGLISWKLAAVFVLGGLVGGLAGTGSARQLSLRRGALNIVFAAIIIMVALYMLARNIYIT; encoded by the coding sequence ATGATCACCGTGATGCAAGGCGCGCTGGGGCTGGCATCGGGTGTGCTCGTTGGCTTCTCGCTCGGGCTGGTCGGTGGCGGCGGTTCGATCCTCGCGGTGCCGCTGATGGTCTATCTCGTTGGCGTGCCCGATGCCCATGTGGCGATCGGCACCAGCGCCATCGCGGTGGCGGCGAATGCTGCGGTCAATCTCGGCAATCATGCGCGCGGCGGCCACGTGCACTGGTCCTGCGCGCTGGTGTTCGCAGCGGCCGGCATAGCCGGCGCGCTCGGCGGCTCGATCCTCGGCAAGATGATGGACGGGCAAAACCTGCTGGCGCTGTTCGCGCTGCTGATGCTGATGATTGCGCTGTTGATGCTGAAGACGCGATCGCGGGACGGTCTGCCCAAGGTCGAAATCAGCTGGAGCAACACGCCGGCGCTGCTGGCGCTGGGTCTCGTCACCGGCACGCTGTCCGGCTTCTTCGGCATCGGCGGCGGCTTTCTGATCGTGCCGGCGCTGATGCTGGCGACGGGGATGTCGATCATCAGTGCGATCTCGTCGTCGCTGGTCGCCGTCACCGCCTTCGGCCTCACCACCGCGACGAGCTATGCGTGGTCCGGCCTGATCTCGTGGAAGCTCGCCGCGGTTTTCGTCCTCGGCGGTCTGGTCGGCGGGCTGGCCGGCACCGGTTCCGCGCGGCAGCTGTCGCTGCGCCGCGGCGCGCTCAACATCGTGTTTGCGGCTATCATTATCATGGTGGCGCTCTATATGTTGGCCCGCAATATCTACATCACATGA
- a CDS encoding hypothetical protein (product_source=Hypo-rule applied; cleavage_site_network=SignalP-noTM; superfamily=101148; transmembrane_helix_parts=Inside_1_6,TMhelix_7_29,Outside_30_166) — translation MTIHTKLFSAVMLSGFAMLTFSPANALSMSECSAKYKAAQTAGTLNGQKWNDFRKAECGSDAAATPAATTTPAAAPAAPKATEAKPAATPKQAAAPAAAPVATGPATFPSAIDPKYAKEPAGKARMHTCVDMYNANKAGTGNGGLKWIQKGGGYYSECTKKLKGAA, via the coding sequence ATGACGATTCACACGAAACTTTTTAGTGCGGTGATGTTGTCCGGCTTTGCGATGCTCACCTTCAGCCCGGCCAATGCCTTGAGCATGTCGGAATGCAGCGCGAAGTACAAAGCGGCGCAGACCGCGGGCACACTGAACGGCCAGAAGTGGAATGACTTCCGCAAGGCGGAATGCGGCAGCGATGCCGCGGCAACGCCAGCCGCGACAACGACTCCTGCTGCGGCTCCCGCCGCGCCGAAAGCTACTGAGGCCAAGCCGGCTGCCACGCCGAAGCAGGCGGCCGCGCCCGCTGCGGCTCCTGTCGCCACGGGGCCTGCGACCTTCCCCTCGGCGATCGATCCGAAATACGCCAAGGAGCCCGCCGGCAAGGCCCGCATGCACACCTGTGTGGACATGTACAACGCCAACAAGGCCGGCACCGGCAATGGCGGGCTGAAGTGGATCCAGAAGGGCGGCGGCTATTACAGCGAATGCACCAAGAAGCTGAAGGGTGCGGCGTGA
- a CDS encoding hypothetical protein (product_source=Hypo-rule applied; superfamily=103436; transmembrane_helix_parts=Outside_1_3,TMhelix_4_21,Inside_22_68), translating to MRMFVGMILGALMLTAGVYIYDSMSTSTVANGQVAQERRTIVNWDVAATDWQALKTRTQQDWTKLSQK from the coding sequence ATGCGGATGTTTGTTGGAATGATCCTGGGCGCGCTGATGCTCACGGCGGGTGTCTACATCTACGATTCGATGTCGACGTCGACGGTAGCGAACGGACAGGTCGCGCAGGAGCGCCGCACCATCGTGAACTGGGATGTCGCCGCCACCGACTGGCAGGCGCTGAAGACGCGCACCCAGCAGGACTGGACTAAGCTGTCGCAGAAGTAG
- a CDS encoding hemoglobin (product_source=KO:K06886; cath_funfam=1.10.490.10; cog=COG2346; ko=KO:K06886; pfam=PF01152; superfamily=46458): MIVPAEKFGHVTEDGIRQLVDAFYAKVRRDSELGPIFAAAITGDWQPHLEKMYAFWSSVMLTSGRYKGNPVAKHFAIAGMTPELFGRWLQLFDATCRELYDDAMGDVFLNKAERIAESLKLALFYRPDRPWPPIASA; the protein is encoded by the coding sequence ATGATCGTTCCCGCTGAGAAATTCGGCCATGTCACCGAAGACGGCATTCGCCAGCTGGTCGATGCGTTCTATGCAAAGGTGCGCCGCGATTCCGAGTTGGGACCGATCTTCGCCGCTGCGATTACCGGCGACTGGCAGCCGCATCTGGAAAAGATGTACGCATTCTGGTCGTCGGTGATGCTGACGTCAGGCCGCTACAAGGGCAACCCCGTCGCCAAACACTTTGCGATTGCCGGCATGACGCCGGAGCTGTTCGGCCGCTGGCTGCAATTGTTCGACGCCACCTGCCGCGAGCTTTATGACGACGCCATGGGTGACGTGTTCCTCAACAAGGCCGAACGCATCGCGGAAAGCCTGAAGCTCGCACTGTTCTATCGGCCGGATCGGCCATGGCCGCCGATAGCATCAGCTTGA
- a CDS encoding holin-like protein (product_source=KO:K06518; cog=COG1380; ko=KO:K06518; pfam=PF03788; transmembrane_helix_parts=Outside_1_19,TMhelix_20_42,Inside_43_62,TMhelix_63_85,Outside_86_94,TMhelix_95_117,Inside_118_128) codes for MIASLSLILLCQLAGEIVVRGLALPMPGPVIGMLLLLILLLLRDRFGWLARGPLQSNGVENGARGLLAHLSLLFVPAGVGVVQKLDLLAEHGLAIAAILAISVVITLLVTVATFLVANRLMTRGKSAS; via the coding sequence ATGATAGCAAGCCTGAGTTTGATCCTGCTGTGCCAGCTGGCCGGCGAGATCGTTGTGCGCGGTCTGGCGCTGCCGATGCCCGGCCCGGTGATCGGGATGCTGCTGTTGCTGATCCTGCTGCTGTTGCGCGACCGATTTGGGTGGTTGGCGCGGGGGCCGCTGCAGAGTAATGGCGTCGAGAATGGCGCCAGGGGACTTCTCGCGCATCTGTCGCTGCTGTTCGTGCCGGCCGGCGTCGGCGTGGTGCAAAAACTCGATCTGCTCGCCGAACACGGCCTCGCCATCGCCGCGATCCTGGCGATTTCCGTGGTGATCACGCTGCTGGTGACGGTGGCAACGTTCCTGGTCGCGAATCGCCTGATGACGCGCGGAAAGAGCGCGTCATGA
- a CDS encoding putative murein hydrolase (TIGR00659 family) (product_source=TIGR00659; cog=COG1346; pfam=PF04172; tigrfam=TIGR00659; transmembrane_helix_parts=Outside_1_14,TMhelix_15_37,Inside_38_45,TMhelix_46_68,Outside_69_72,TMhelix_73_90,Inside_91_102,TMhelix_103_125,Outside_126_155,TMhelix_156_178,Inside_179_189,TMhelix_190_207,Outside_208_216,TMhelix_217_239,Inside_240_240), with amino-acid sequence MTPNPFSLWVYLSQTPLLWLTVTLLVYAIADAVSLATGRHPFANPVFHSMWIIAVFLLLTGTSYTAYFGGAQFVHFLLGPATVALAVPLYENRKVVAAAILPMLAALVVGCATAIVSVVVLAQAFGLPHNIVLSLAPKSVTAGVAMGISESLGADASLTAVAVVLTGIMGAIIVTPLMNRMGITDFRARGFAVGLASHGIGTARAFQVDAVAGVFAGIAMSLNALVTSLLVPLAVTLLVR; translated from the coding sequence ATGACCCCGAACCCGTTTTCGCTGTGGGTGTACCTGTCGCAGACACCGCTGCTGTGGCTGACGGTGACGCTGCTGGTCTATGCCATCGCCGACGCCGTCTCGCTGGCGACCGGCCGGCATCCGTTCGCCAATCCGGTGTTTCATTCGATGTGGATCATCGCGGTATTCCTGCTGCTCACTGGCACGTCCTACACGGCATATTTTGGCGGCGCACAGTTCGTGCACTTTTTGCTCGGCCCGGCGACGGTGGCGCTGGCGGTGCCGCTCTATGAGAATCGAAAGGTGGTGGCCGCGGCGATCCTGCCGATGCTGGCGGCATTGGTGGTCGGTTGCGCCACCGCGATCGTCTCGGTGGTCGTGCTGGCGCAGGCCTTTGGTCTGCCGCACAACATCGTGCTGTCGCTGGCGCCGAAATCGGTCACCGCCGGCGTCGCCATGGGCATCAGCGAGTCGCTCGGCGCCGATGCATCGCTCACCGCGGTCGCCGTGGTGCTGACCGGGATCATGGGCGCCATCATCGTCACGCCGCTGATGAACCGGATGGGCATCACCGATTTTCGCGCCCGCGGTTTTGCCGTGGGTCTGGCGTCGCACGGCATCGGCACCGCCCGCGCATTTCAGGTCGATGCCGTCGCCGGCGTGTTCGCCGGCATCGCCATGAGCCTCAACGCGCTGGTGACATCGCTGCTGGTGCCGCTCGCCGTTACGCTGCTGGTGCGCTGA
- a CDS encoding protein-disulfide isomerase (product_source=COG1651; cath_funfam=3.40.30.10; cleavage_site_network=SignalP-noTM; cog=COG1651; pfam=PF13462; superfamily=52833) yields the protein MGAIIDPSRPSPRATTRRGALALLGGAMLLGVHGTARAAPGNNKDEDVLSEAAVLRDPDIPVAGNARGDITIVEYFDYQCPYCRKLAPELHAAVKDDGKVRLVLKDWPILGPVSVYASRLAMATKFQGKFVEAHDALIGLDAKLTESGARERLAKAGIDVDRAIADLQTNQDAIAATLKRTDEQATAFGFKGTPAFIIGKFRVPGPLTKEQFGQAIADARKANAKK from the coding sequence ATGGGCGCCATCATCGATCCATCCCGGCCGTCGCCGCGTGCCACCACGCGCCGTGGCGCGCTCGCCCTGCTCGGCGGCGCGATGTTGTTGGGCGTCCATGGCACGGCCCGGGCGGCGCCCGGCAACAACAAGGACGAAGACGTCCTCAGTGAAGCCGCGGTGTTGCGCGATCCGGATATCCCGGTCGCCGGCAATGCCAGGGGCGACATCACCATCGTCGAATATTTCGACTACCAGTGCCCGTATTGCCGCAAACTGGCGCCCGAACTGCACGCCGCGGTGAAAGACGACGGCAAGGTCCGGCTGGTGCTCAAGGACTGGCCGATCCTGGGGCCGGTGTCGGTCTATGCCTCGCGGCTGGCGATGGCGACCAAGTTTCAAGGCAAGTTCGTCGAGGCGCATGACGCGCTGATCGGCCTCGACGCCAAGCTGACCGAATCCGGCGCTCGCGAGCGTCTGGCCAAGGCCGGCATCGATGTCGATCGCGCCATCGCCGATCTGCAGACCAATCAGGACGCCATCGCCGCGACTTTGAAGCGCACCGACGAGCAGGCCACCGCATTCGGTTTCAAGGGCACGCCGGCCTTCATCATTGGCAAATTCCGCGTGCCCGGCCCATTGACCAAAGAACAGTTCGGCCAGGCCATCGCCGACGCCCGCAAGGCGAACGCGAAGAAGTAA
- a CDS encoding transporter family protein (product_source=KO:K08978; cog=COG2510; ko=KO:K08978; pfam=PF00892; superfamily=103481; transmembrane_helix_parts=Outside_1_9,TMhelix_10_32,Inside_33_38,TMhelix_39_61,Outside_62_70,TMhelix_71_93,Inside_94_97,TMhelix_98_120,Outside_121_124,TMhelix_125_144,Inside_145_146) — protein MNFGSSYSWQVWAVLSAVFAALTAIFAKIGVENIGSDLATFIRTIVVLISLGFILLATGQFVQPASISTRTWVFLVLSGLGTGASWLCYFRALKLGQASLVAPVDKLSVVLVAIFGVAFLGERPSASGWLGIVLIACGAVLIALKR, from the coding sequence ATGAACTTCGGCTCTTCCTATTCGTGGCAGGTCTGGGCCGTCCTGTCCGCCGTGTTCGCTGCCCTGACAGCCATCTTCGCCAAAATCGGCGTGGAAAATATCGGTTCCGATTTGGCGACCTTCATCCGCACCATCGTCGTCCTCATCAGCCTCGGCTTCATTTTGCTGGCGACGGGACAATTCGTGCAGCCCGCGTCGATCTCGACGCGGACCTGGGTTTTTCTGGTCTTGTCCGGACTGGGGACCGGCGCTTCCTGGCTGTGCTATTTTCGCGCGCTGAAACTGGGACAGGCGTCGCTGGTCGCCCCGGTCGACAAGCTCAGTGTCGTCCTGGTGGCGATCTTCGGCGTGGCTTTCCTGGGCGAACGGCCATCCGCCAGCGGATGGCTGGGAATCGTCCTGATCGCCTGCGGCGCGGTCCTGATCGCCCTCAAGCGATAG
- a CDS encoding ferrous iron transport protein B (product_source=KO:K04759; cath_funfam=3.40.50.300; cog=COG0370; ko=KO:K04759; pfam=PF02421,PF07664,PF07670; smart=SM00382; superfamily=52540; transmembrane_helix_parts=Inside_1_227,TMhelix_228_250,Outside_251_288,TMhelix_289_311,Inside_312_365,TMhelix_366_388,Outside_389_402,TMhelix_403_425,Inside_426_463,TMhelix_464_486,Outside_487_567,TMhelix_568_590,Inside_591_596,TMhelix_597_619,Outside_620_627): protein MGVDSMNAGSIHLALVGAPNSGKTSLFNALTGSRQKVANYPGVTVERKAGAFVTPTGRQISLVDLPGTYSLRGRSPDEEITRDVVLGKFPGEALPDLVLCVADSTNLRLTFRLVLELKRTGRPLMVVLNMFDIAQRRGVSVDLEAMSAALGVPVVTSVAVRKGGTAELIRLTDEFAARARAATTDNTWKPLSISELKALQREADRIIRDTVKMPTRPDSLTTRVDAVVLHPVAGLLILALILFVMFQAVFSWAQPAMELLSSAFAALGQLVHDTLPGGLLQSFLQDGVISGVGSVIVFLPQIIIIFLFILLLEDFGYMARAAFLMDRIMGGAGLHGRAFIPLLSSFACAIPGIMATRVIDNRRDRLTTILIAPLMTCSARIPVYTLIISAFIPARDIWGWVNLQGLVMFGLYTAGIGSALGVSFVVKFFMWRDYQPAPFMLELPDYKLPRPRSIAIGVYTRAKMFLHRAGTTILSMMVLIWFLASFPQPPAGAEGPAINYSLAAMIGHGLEPLLAPLGFNWQIAVALIPGMAAREVAVAALGTVYAIEGGKEAADQIGQVLADKWSLATALSVLVWFIFAPQCASTLAVIRRETGSARWMVITFVYMFALAYVASLLTYNIARAFGA, encoded by the coding sequence ATGGGCGTGGACTCAATGAACGCCGGATCGATCCATCTCGCGCTGGTCGGCGCCCCCAACAGCGGCAAGACCTCGCTGTTCAATGCCCTCACCGGCAGCCGACAGAAGGTCGCCAACTATCCCGGCGTGACCGTCGAGCGAAAGGCCGGCGCCTTCGTGACCCCGACCGGCCGCCAGATCTCGCTGGTCGACCTGCCCGGCACCTATTCGCTGCGCGGCCGCAGCCCGGACGAGGAGATCACCCGCGACGTGGTGCTCGGCAAGTTTCCGGGCGAGGCCTTGCCGGACCTGGTGCTGTGCGTCGCCGATTCCACCAATCTCCGCCTCACCTTCCGGCTGGTGCTCGAACTGAAACGAACCGGCCGGCCGCTGATGGTGGTGCTGAACATGTTCGACATCGCGCAGCGCCGCGGCGTCAGCGTCGATCTCGAAGCCATGTCCGCGGCGCTCGGCGTGCCCGTCGTGACCTCGGTGGCGGTGCGCAAGGGCGGCACCGCGGAGCTGATCCGGCTGACCGACGAATTCGCGGCGCGCGCGCGTGCGGCGACTACCGACAATACCTGGAAGCCGCTGAGCATCTCCGAGCTGAAAGCCCTGCAGCGCGAGGCCGACCGGATCATCCGCGACACGGTCAAGATGCCGACCAGGCCGGATTCGCTGACCACGCGGGTCGACGCCGTCGTCCTGCATCCCGTCGCTGGCCTGCTGATCCTCGCGCTGATCCTGTTCGTGATGTTCCAGGCGGTGTTCAGCTGGGCGCAGCCGGCGATGGAGCTGCTGTCGTCCGCGTTCGCAGCGCTGGGGCAACTGGTGCATGACACGCTGCCCGGCGGCCTGCTGCAAAGCTTCCTGCAGGACGGCGTGATCTCCGGCGTCGGCAGCGTCATCGTGTTCCTGCCGCAGATCATCATCATCTTCCTGTTCATCCTGCTGCTCGAAGATTTCGGCTACATGGCCCGCGCCGCGTTCCTGATGGACCGCATCATGGGCGGCGCGGGCCTGCACGGCCGCGCCTTCATCCCGCTGCTGTCGAGCTTCGCCTGCGCCATCCCCGGCATCATGGCGACGCGCGTGATCGACAATCGCCGCGACCGGCTGACCACCATCCTGATCGCGCCACTGATGACCTGCTCGGCGCGAATTCCGGTCTATACGCTGATCATCTCCGCCTTCATTCCCGCCAGGGACATCTGGGGCTGGGTGAATTTGCAGGGGCTGGTGATGTTCGGGCTCTACACCGCCGGGATCGGCAGCGCGCTGGGCGTGTCCTTCGTCGTCAAGTTCTTCATGTGGCGCGACTATCAGCCGGCGCCGTTCATGCTTGAATTGCCCGACTACAAGCTGCCGCGGCCGCGCAGCATCGCGATCGGCGTCTATACCCGCGCCAAGATGTTCCTGCACCGCGCCGGCACCACGATCCTGTCGATGATGGTGCTGATCTGGTTCCTGGCCTCGTTTCCGCAGCCGCCGGCGGGCGCTGAAGGCCCCGCCATCAACTACAGCCTCGCCGCGATGATCGGCCACGGGCTGGAGCCGCTGCTGGCGCCGCTCGGCTTCAACTGGCAGATCGCCGTCGCGCTGATTCCCGGCATGGCGGCCCGCGAAGTCGCGGTCGCGGCGCTTGGCACCGTCTATGCGATCGAGGGCGGCAAGGAAGCCGCAGACCAGATCGGGCAGGTGCTCGCCGACAAATGGAGCCTGGCCACAGCGCTGTCGGTGCTGGTCTGGTTCATCTTCGCGCCGCAATGCGCATCGACACTCGCCGTGATCCGCCGGGAAACCGGCAGCGCGCGCTGGATGGTCATCACCTTTGTCTACATGTTCGCGCTGGCCTATGTCGCAAGCCTGCTGACCTACAACATCGCCCGGGCGTTCGGCGCGTAG
- a CDS encoding ferrous iron transport protein A (product_source=KO:K04758; cog=COG1918; ko=KO:K04758; pfam=PF04023; smart=SM00899; superfamily=50037), which yields MDIAAANATTFLLGNAPRGFSGTIQGLHVQAGGSSLSAIELESQLIEMGFVEGARVEILHEGAIRRDPIAVRVDNITIALRRREAMAVVVI from the coding sequence ATGGACATCGCAGCCGCCAATGCCACGACATTTCTTCTCGGCAATGCCCCTCGCGGCTTTTCGGGGACGATTCAAGGGCTGCACGTGCAGGCCGGCGGATCCTCGTTGTCGGCGATCGAGCTTGAGAGCCAGCTGATCGAAATGGGTTTTGTCGAAGGCGCCAGGGTCGAAATCCTGCACGAAGGCGCAATCCGGCGCGATCCGATCGCGGTTCGCGTCGATAACATCACGATTGCCCTGCGACGGCGCGAAGCGATGGCCGTCGTCGTCATCTGA
- a CDS encoding DNA-binding transcriptional LysR family regulator (product_source=COG0583; cath_funfam=1.10.10.10; cog=COG0583; pfam=PF00126,PF03466; superfamily=46785,53850) → MDRFETMRVFTRVVERRSFTLAADDLGLPRSTVTDAVKQIEARLGVRLLERTTRHVAPTLDGEAFHKRCLSLIADLEDAEGAFGGAKPKGLLRIEVQGTLARHFLLPGLPEFFSEYPDIEINMSESDRWVDLVREGVDCALRFGQLPDSDLIARRVTILERLNVAAPNYLERYGTPKNPDALDGHRMVGLRSLTTGRLRPMEFLIDEKLRSVPLPVIMSVTGPESYLATARLGLGLVQVPRFHAEADVADGTLVQVLDAFPPPPVPVSLLYPRNRQLSPRVRVFIDWLVRAFGEKT, encoded by the coding sequence ATGGACCGATTCGAGACGATGCGGGTGTTCACCCGGGTGGTGGAGCGGCGCAGCTTTACGCTGGCGGCCGACGATCTCGGCCTGCCGCGCTCCACCGTCACCGACGCGGTGAAGCAGATCGAGGCCCGGCTCGGGGTACGGCTGCTGGAGCGAACCACCCGGCATGTCGCCCCGACGCTGGATGGCGAAGCGTTTCACAAGCGCTGCCTGTCCTTGATTGCCGATCTCGAAGATGCCGAAGGCGCGTTCGGCGGCGCCAAACCGAAAGGGCTGCTGCGCATCGAGGTGCAGGGCACGCTGGCGCGGCACTTTCTGCTGCCGGGCCTGCCGGAATTCTTTTCGGAGTATCCCGACATCGAAATCAACATGAGCGAGAGCGACCGCTGGGTCGACCTGGTCCGCGAAGGCGTCGATTGCGCGCTGCGGTTCGGGCAATTGCCGGACAGCGACCTGATCGCCAGGCGCGTGACCATACTGGAGCGCCTGAATGTCGCCGCGCCGAACTATCTCGAACGCTACGGCACGCCCAAAAATCCCGATGCGCTCGACGGCCACCGCATGGTCGGGCTGCGCTCGCTCACTACCGGCCGGCTGCGGCCGATGGAATTTCTGATCGACGAGAAGCTGCGCAGCGTGCCGCTGCCGGTGATCATGTCGGTGACCGGGCCGGAGAGCTATCTCGCCACTGCGCGGCTGGGGCTCGGTCTCGTCCAGGTGCCGCGCTTCCACGCCGAAGCCGACGTCGCTGATGGCACGCTGGTGCAGGTACTCGACGCGTTCCCGCCGCCGCCGGTGCCGGTGTCGCTGCTGTATCCGCGCAACCGGCAACTGTCGCCGCGGGTACGCGTGTTCATCGACTGGCTGGTGCGGGCATTCGGCGAAAAGACCTAG